TATCGGCGCGCGGCACCATCAAATCCTCGACCTTCACCTCATGAAGATCGAGGACGTTCTTGAGCATGGCGCGTTCCTGCGCCGAGAGGTCGGCCTCCGTCGAGGTGGTGGCCAGAGCATCTTCGATATCGTCGCGGACGGACACCCCGCCCATTCCAAACAAGGTCCGGAGACGATCGAATAAGGTCGGCTTGGCGGGCTGCGGTCTCTCGCCTTGCGCCTCGCCGGCGGCACGCGGGTCGTGTTCGCTCATCATGACTCAGCGATCTGGACGAAGGCTCCCCGGTAAGGATCGGCAATGCCGAGCTCGGCCAAAACGGCGCGCTCCAGCGCTTCCATTTCGTCCGCCTCGGCGGCGACGAGATGATCGTATCCGATCAGATGCAAGAATCCATGGACAAAGAGATGCGCAACGTGATCGCGCAAGGACTTTTCTTCCTCGCGCGCTTCCCGCGCAGCGGTGCCATAGGCGACGACGATATCGCCCAGGATGGGCCCTGGGGCCGCCGTATCGCCGGCCGGAAAGGAGAGGACATTGGTCGGCTTGTCGATGCCGCGCCATTTTTGGTTCAAATCGCGGATGAAATCATCATCGCAAAGAAGAATGCTGACCTCGGCGCCTGGCGGCAGTTCGACGCCGCTTAACCGGACCGCCGCATCGATGGCGCTTTCGGCGAGCCCTTCCGGCTCTTCGAATGCTTGCCAGTCATCGCTTTCGATCGCGATATCGAGCGAGAGCTTCATCGCTGCGGTCCCTCACGCGTCACCGCCGCCGCGCGGTTGCGCGCCGCGGCTTCATAGGCGCCGACGATGCGCCGCACGAGATCGTGACGCACGACATCGCCCTCGCGGAAGATCACATGGCCTATGCCTTCGAGACCCGACAGAAGATCGATGGCCTCGGCGAGCCCGGATTTTTGTCCGGGCGGAAGATCGGTCTGCGTCGGATCGCCGGTGATGATCATCCGCGATCCCTCGCCGAGACGCGTCAGGAACATTTTCATCTGCATCGTCGTCGCGTTCTGCGCTTCGTCGAGGAGCACGCAGGCATTGGTCAAGGTGCGACCGCGCATGAAGGCAAGCGGCGCCACCTCGATCATGCCGGACTGCATGCCGCGCTCGACCACCCGTGGGTCCATAAAATCGTTCAAGGCATCGAAGATCGGCCGCAGATAGGGATCGACCTTGTCGCGCATATCGCCCGGCAAAAAGCCGAGCCGCTCGCCGGCTTCGACCGCCGGCCGCGACAGGATCAATCGCTCGACGACGCCCTGTTCAAGCAGCGACACCGCGAAGCCGACGGCGAGCCATGTCTTGCCCGTGCCGGCAGGGCCTTCCGCGAAGACCAGCTCTTCGCGCTTCAAGGTCCGCATGTAGAGATCCTGCGCAACGTTGCGGGCGCGCACCAGGCTCTTTTTACGTGTCCGGATCTGCTCGAATACGATGCCGGTAACATCCGCCTCGCGCGGAAACAGGCTGCCTTGCAGGGCTCCCTCTTCGATCGCGCCGTCGACGTCTCCGGGCGTCACGACATGTCCCTGGCGGGCCCGCGCCGCGAGATTCGCAAGAACGAGCCGCGCATGTTCGCAGGCCTCGATGGGGCCTTTGATCGTAACGTGATTGCCATTGGCATGGGCGACGACGCCAAGCCTGCGCTCGACCTTGGCCAGGTTTTCGTCATATTGGCCGAAGACCAGGGAGGCGAGGCGATTATCGTCGAAGGACACGCTGATTTCGGTCGGCTTCGTGTCCGCCACGGAAGGCAGCACCTCGGCACGCAACGAAGGTTGCGAACGGTCTGGTCTCAAGCCATTACCTCGCTCATGCCCGGGTTTGAAATGAGGCGTCCAAACAAAGAGTTTGGACCTGTTGCGATAATTTCAACCGGATGGATTCCGCCGATCAGCTCACGCGGCCCATCGACATGAACCGCCTGGAGGAAGGGTGACTTTCCGCCGATCTGACCGGCGTGGCGGCCGGGCTTTTCGAACAGAACGTCCATCCGGCGGCCGATCATGTCCCGGTTGAAATCATCATGCTGTGCTTCGACAAGCGCTTGCAGCCGCGCCAGCCGCTCGCTCTTCACCGTCTCCTCGATCTGATCGGGAAGATCGGCGCCAGGCGTGCCGGGACGCGGCGAATATTTGAAGAAAAAGCCCGAGGCGAATCGAACCTCGGCGATCAAGTCGAGGGTTGCCTCGAAATCCGCATCGCTCTCGCCCGGAAACCCGACGATGAAATCGGACGATAGCGCAATATCCGGCCGCGCCGCCCTGATCGCATCGATGAGCTTCAGATATTCGGCGCGGTCATGTTTGCGGTTCATCGCCGCCAGAATGCGATCGGAGCCCGACTGCACCGGCAGATGCAAAAACGGCATGAGCTGCGGCAGGTCGCGATGCGCTGCGATCAGATCCGCGTCCATATCGTTTGGGTGGCTCGTCGTATAGCGGATCCGGGCAATGCCCTCGACCTCCGCGAGCCGCGCGCAGAGCCGGCCGAACGAGACGATGCCGCCCGCCTCGTCCAGTCCGTGATAGGCATTGACGTTTTGCCCGAGCAGCGTGATCTCGCGGACGCCGTCGGCCGCCAGAGCTTCGACCTCGGCAATGACTGCTGCGACCGGACGCGACATTTCCGCGCCGCGCGTATAGGGCACGACGCAGAAGCTGCAGAATTTATCGCAGCCTTCCTGCACCGTCACAAAGGCCGAGACGCCGCGCGCCAAAGTCTTCTCGCGCAGCGGTGCCGGCAGAAAGGCGAACTTATCGATGATCGGAAATTCGGTATCGACGATGCCGGCACGTCCGTTCGATTGGCGCAAAAGTTCGGGCAGATGATGGTAGCTCTGCGGCCCGACCACGAGATCCACCGCTTTTTGACGCCGCAAAATCTCACCGCCCTCGGCTTGCGCTACGCAACCCGCCACGACGATTCGCGTCTCACGACCAAGAGAAGCGCGTTCCTTCTTGCGGAGCGCCACCTTGCCCAGTTCAGAAAACACCTTTTCCGCCGCGCGCTCCCGAATATGGCAGGTGTTCAAGATCACGAGATCCGCATCTTCTTCCTGCAGCGTCTCGTCATAGCCATCCGCTGCCAGAAGATCTGCGATCTTCTGCGCATCGTACACATTCATCTGACAACCATAAGACTTGATATGGAGCTTGCGGCGCGGATGATCCTGCACATGCGAGGCTTCGCTCGCGGATGAGCCTGCCAGCTCTAACTCATCAGAGTCGACCACGTTCATGACTTCGGATTGCTGCAATCCAAAGTCATCGGGATCCAGAGCGGGATGAGGAAAAGTGTGCAGCGGTTTTCCGCCCGCATCCCGCTCTAAACGATCAGAGGCGATCACGTTCATGACTTTGGATCGGTCCGATCCAAAGTCATCGTGATCTGTGGCAGGATGATTTCGATGTCGACTCATGGTCCTCGCAAGGGCAGAGGGTTAGCACCCTCCCCGCCCTCTTTTATGACGTTTTCGCGCGTCTGAGAACAAGCAAGACCATTGCCAGAATGGCAGAGCTCGCGTCTTTCGACTGAAATCGGCGTGATTTCAGTCCAGAACCGCACAAATCGCGATTTTCGATAGATGTGGATCTTGAGACCGGGCTTCAATCTGCTTTGGCGCAAAAACGCTCGATCGCGGCTTTGAACTTGGCCTTGAACGCATCGGTGTTGAAGGTCTCGGCGTGGGCGCGGATCGCCCGCGGGTCGAAACCATCCGGATTGGCCTCGAAAGCCAGAATCGCCTGCACCAAGGCTTCGACCGTCTGTTCCTTATAAAGCAGACCCGTCTTGCCGTCGATCACGGCATCGAGCGCGCCTCCCTTTGCATAGGCGATGACGGGACGCCCCGAGGCCATGGCCTCCAAAAACACGATGCCGAAATCCTCGATCCCGGCAAACAGCAGCGCGCGGCAGTTTCTGTAGAGTTTCGCGATCTCTTCCGTCGTCTGCCGCCCGAGAAGCGTGACGGTCGGACCGGCGAGCGAGGCTAGCCGCTCCTCTTCCGCTCCGGCGCCGACGACGATCAGTTTCCGGCCCAGGCGATTGGCTGCCTCGATGACGATCTCGGCGCGCTTATAGGTTTCGAGCTGGCTGATGAAGAAATAATAATCCCCGCTCGGATGGGCCTCGATGTCATAGTCCTCGAGTCTCACCGGAGGAAAAATGACCTCGGCGTCGCGCCTGTAGGTCTTTTTGATTCGCTTGGCGACAAACCGCGAATTGGCGATGAAATGATCCACGCGATTGGACGAGACCACGTCCCAGAGGCGCAGAAAAGGCGCCAGCACCGGCATCATCATTCGAGCCAGGAAGCCCGCGGACGAGCGGTAGAGCTGATATTGGTCCCAGATATAGCGCATGGGACTGTGGCAATAGCAGACATGAATCGCGTCGGGCCGCGTCAGAACCCCTTTGGCCGGACCCGACTCCGACGAGATCACGAG
The Methyloferula stellata AR4 DNA segment above includes these coding regions:
- the ybeY gene encoding rRNA maturation RNase YbeY; this translates as MKLSLDIAIESDDWQAFEEPEGLAESAIDAAVRLSGVELPPGAEVSILLCDDDFIRDLNQKWRGIDKPTNVLSFPAGDTAAPGPILGDIVVAYGTAAREAREEEKSLRDHVAHLFVHGFLHLIGYDHLVAAEADEMEALERAVLAELGIADPYRGAFVQIAES
- a CDS encoding PhoH family protein, with amino-acid sequence MRAEVLPSVADTKPTEISVSFDDNRLASLVFGQYDENLAKVERRLGVVAHANGNHVTIKGPIEACEHARLVLANLAARARQGHVVTPGDVDGAIEEGALQGSLFPREADVTGIVFEQIRTRKKSLVRARNVAQDLYMRTLKREELVFAEGPAGTGKTWLAVGFAVSLLEQGVVERLILSRPAVEAGERLGFLPGDMRDKVDPYLRPIFDALNDFMDPRVVERGMQSGMIEVAPLAFMRGRTLTNACVLLDEAQNATTMQMKMFLTRLGEGSRMIITGDPTQTDLPPGQKSGLAEAIDLLSGLEGIGHVIFREGDVVRHDLVRRIVGAYEAAARNRAAAVTREGPQR
- the miaB gene encoding tRNA (N6-isopentenyl adenosine(37)-C2)-methylthiotransferase MiaB, giving the protein MNVVDSDELELAGSSASEASHVQDHPRRKLHIKSYGCQMNVYDAQKIADLLAADGYDETLQEEDADLVILNTCHIRERAAEKVFSELGKVALRKKERASLGRETRIVVAGCVAQAEGGEILRRQKAVDLVVGPQSYHHLPELLRQSNGRAGIVDTEFPIIDKFAFLPAPLREKTLARGVSAFVTVQEGCDKFCSFCVVPYTRGAEMSRPVAAVIAEVEALAADGVREITLLGQNVNAYHGLDEAGGIVSFGRLCARLAEVEGIARIRYTTSHPNDMDADLIAAHRDLPQLMPFLHLPVQSGSDRILAAMNRKHDRAEYLKLIDAIRAARPDIALSSDFIVGFPGESDADFEATLDLIAEVRFASGFFFKYSPRPGTPGADLPDQIEETVKSERLARLQALVEAQHDDFNRDMIGRRMDVLFEKPGRHAGQIGGKSPFLQAVHVDGPRELIGGIHPVEIIATGPNSLFGRLISNPGMSEVMA
- a CDS encoding glycosyltransferase, translated to MRIAIVHYWLVGLRGGEKVLEAICETYPDADIFTHVYDAEAAGPIIGAHKVTTTFIAKLPFARRFYKFYLPLMPFALEALDLSSYDLVISSESGPAKGVLTRPDAIHVCYCHSPMRYIWDQYQLYRSSAGFLARMMMPVLAPFLRLWDVVSSNRVDHFIANSRFVAKRIKKTYRRDAEVIFPPVRLEDYDIEAHPSGDYYFFISQLETYKRAEIVIEAANRLGRKLIVVGAGAEEERLASLAGPTVTLLGRQTTEEIAKLYRNCRALLFAGIEDFGIVFLEAMASGRPVIAYAKGGALDAVIDGKTGLLYKEQTVEALVQAILAFEANPDGFDPRAIRAHAETFNTDAFKAKFKAAIERFCAKAD